From a region of the Epinephelus fuscoguttatus linkage group LG21, E.fuscoguttatus.final_Chr_v1 genome:
- the vps41 gene encoding vacuolar protein sorting-associated protein 41 homolog has product MAEVEEQGRKQSEEFTDESEEEDSEEEPKLKYERLSNGVTEILQKDAASCMTVHDKFLALGTHFGKVFLLDIQGNVTQKFEISSVKINQISLDESGEHVGICSEDGKVQVFGLYTREGFHENFDCPIKVVALHPQFTRSNYKQFVTGGNKLLLYERNWLSRWKTSVLHEGEGSITNIQWRANLIAWANNVGVKIYDISTKQRITNVLRDNVSLRPDMYPCSLCWKDNSTLIVGWGTSIKICVVKERNPTEMRDLPSRYVEIVSAFETEFFISGLAPLADQLVTLYFVKENSDHMDEEFRARPRLDIIQPLPESCEEISSDALTVRNFQDNECRDYRLEHSEGESLFYIISPKDIVVAKERDQDDHIDWLLEKKKYEEALMAAEISFKNIKRHDVQKIGMAYINHLVEKGDYDAAARKCQKVLGKNMELWENEVYRFKTIGQLKAISQYLPRGDLRLRPAIYEMILHEFLKTDYEGFATLIREWPGELYNNMAIVQAVTDHLKKDPTNRTLLTTLAELYTYDQRYDRALEIYLRLRHKDVYQLIHKHNLFSSIEDRIVLLMDFDKEKAVDMLLDNEDKISTDRVVEELSDRPELLHVYLHKLFKRDHHKGQKYHERQIGLYAEYDRPNLLPFLRDSTHCPLEKALEVCQQRNFVEETVFLLSRMGNCRRALQMIMEELEDVDKAIEFAKEQDDAELWEDLISYSIDKPPFITGLLNNIGTHVDPILLIHRIKEGMEIPNLRDSLVKILQDYNLQILLREGCKKILVADSLSLLQKMHRTQMRGVRVDEENICESCHATILPSDMAKPFNVVVFHCRHMFHKECLPSSGTIPVVQFCNICSAKKRGPGSGILEMKK; this is encoded by the exons ATGGCGGAAGTGGAGGAGCAG GGCAGAAAACAAAGTGAGGAATTCACAGATGAGTCTGAG GAGGAGGACAGCGAGGAGGAGCCCAAGCTGAAGTATGAGAGGCTCTCCAATGGGGTGACAGAAATCCTCCAGAAGGATGCAGCCAGCTGTATGACCGTCCATGACAAG TTTCTTGCTTTAGGTACCCATTTTGGAAAAGTCTTCCTGTTGGACATCCAAGGAAATGTAACTCAGAAGTTTGAAATT AGTTCAGTGAAGATCAACCAGATCAGTCTGGATGAAAGTGGAGAGCATGTGGGCATCTGCTCCGAGGATGGGAAG GTTCAAGTGTTTGGTCTCTATACAAGAGAGGGCTTCCATGAGAACTTTGACTGTCCCATCAAA GTGGTGGCATTACACCCTCAGTTCACCAgatcaaactacaaacagttTGTCACTGGGGGCAACAAG cTTCTCCTGTATGAAAGAAACTGGTTGAGTCGCTGGAAGACGTCTGTTCTGCATGAAGGCGAGGGCTCAATCACAAACATCCAGTGGAGAGCTAACCTCATCGCCTGGGCTAACAATGTG GGAGTTAAAATCTATGATATCAGTACAAAACAGCGCATCACAAACGTGCTGCGGGATAACGTCAGTCTGAGGCCTGACATGTACCCCTGCAGCCTGTGTTGGAAGGACAACAGCACTCTCATTGTCGGCTGGGGTACTTCCATCAAG ATCTGTgttgtgaaagagagaaacccTACTGAGATGAGAGATCTGCCCAGCCGCTACGTGGAAATAG TGTCTGCATTTGAGACCGAGTTCTTCATCAGTGGCCTGGCACCTCTGGCAGATCAGCTCGTCACCCTGTATTTCGTGAAGGAGAACTCTGACCACATG GATGAGGAGTTTCGTGCGCGGCCTCGCCTCGACATCATCCAGCCTCTCCCTGAGAGCTGCGAGGAGATCTCCTCAGACGCACTGACCGTGCGCAACTTCCAAGACAACGAGTGCCGAGACTACCGCCTCG AGCATTCTGAGGGAGAGTCACTCTTCTACATCATCAGTCCCAAAGACATCGTCGTGGCCAAGGAGCGGGACCAGGACGACCATATCGATTGGCTGCTTGAGAAGAAGAAATATGag GAGGCACTGATGGCTGCAGAGATCAGCTTCAAGAACATCAAGAGACACGACGTCCAGAAAATTGGGATGGCGTACATCAATCACTTAGTAGAGAAAGGAGACTATGACGCTGCTGCCAG GAAGTGTCAAAAGGTTCTTGGAAAAAACATGGAACTATGGGAAAATGAAGTTTATAGGTTCAAGACCATTGGACAGTTGAAG GCCATCAGTCAGTATCTGCCCAGAGGAGATCTGCGTCTCAGACCGGCCATCTATGAAATGATCTTGCACGAATTCCTCAAAACTGACTACGAG GGTTTTGCCACACTGATCCGGGAGTGGCCTGGAGAGCTTTATAACAACATGGCCATCGTTCAAGCAGTCACTGATCACCTGAAAAAGGACCCCACCAACAGAACCCTGCTCACCACGCTGGCTGAACT GTACACGTACGACCAGCGGTATGACAGAGCCTTAGAAATCTACCTGCGACTGAGGCACAAAGATGTTTACCAGCTGATCCACAAACACAACCTGTTCTCCTCCATCGAGGACAGGATCGTCCTCCTCATGGACTTTGACAAAGAG AAAGCTGTTGACATGCTTCTCGACAATGAAGACAAAATTTCG ACAGACAGGGTGGTGGAAGAACTATCAGACAGGCCGGAGCTTCTACATGTG TACCTCCATAAACTGTTCAAACGGGACCACCACAAAGGCCAAAAATACCACGAGAGACAGATTGGCCTGTACGCTGAATATGACCGGCCCAATCTCTTACCTTTCCTGAGAGATAGCACGCACTGTCCGCTTGAAAAG gCTCTGGAGGTTTGTCAGCAGAGGAACTTTGTAGAGGAGACTGTCTTCCTGCTCA GCAGGATGGGGAACTGCAGGCGGGCTCTGCAGATGAtcatggaggagctggaggacgtGGACAAGGCCATAGAGTTTGCCAAAGAACAGGACGATGCAGAGCTCTGGGAGGATCTCATCTCTTACTCTATCGACAAACCAC CATTCATCACTGGACTCCTTAATAACATTGGTACTCACGTGGATCCGATCCTGCTCATCCATCGCATCAAGGAGGGCATGGAGATCCCGAACCTCAGAGATTCTCTAGTGAAAATCCTCCAAGACTACAATCTACAG ATTCTTCTGAGGGAGGGATGTAAGAAGATCCTGGTGGCAGACTCCCTCTCTCTACTCCAGAAGATGCACCGAACCCAGATGAGAGGAGTCAGGGTTGACG agGAGAACATTTGTGAATCATGTCATGCTACAATATTACCGTCAG ACATGGCC